The Streptomyces sp. NBC_01255 genome window below encodes:
- a CDS encoding NAD(P)H oxidoreductase, whose amino-acid sequence MTRHTLLVHAHPRSDSLTAQVADLAHARLKDEGGTVDVLDLYAEGFDPVLRPADEPDWEDREKRYSPEVHAHMDRILAADDIVIVFPVWWMAPPAVLKGWIDRVWNYGFAYGRSKPRLAAKRMLWLALMGNPAEEIEHLGLSTVLDTQLRIGVSEYCGIKDSSVRIVYGTELSGVAKNLRSARVAELLAAADRIVDEELPR is encoded by the coding sequence GTGACCCGCCATACCCTCCTCGTGCACGCCCACCCCCGCTCCGACTCGCTGACCGCCCAGGTCGCCGACCTCGCCCACGCCCGGCTGAAGGACGAGGGAGGGACCGTCGACGTACTCGATCTGTACGCCGAGGGATTCGACCCCGTCCTCCGCCCGGCCGACGAACCGGACTGGGAGGACCGGGAGAAGCGGTACTCCCCCGAGGTCCACGCCCACATGGACCGCATCCTGGCCGCCGACGACATCGTGATCGTCTTCCCGGTGTGGTGGATGGCACCGCCCGCCGTCCTCAAGGGCTGGATCGACCGGGTGTGGAACTACGGCTTCGCCTACGGGCGCAGCAAGCCCCGCCTGGCCGCCAAGCGGATGCTGTGGCTGGCCCTGATGGGCAACCCCGCCGAGGAGATCGAGCACCTGGGCCTGTCCACCGTCCTGGACACCCAACTGCGCATCGGCGTCTCGGAGTACTGCGGGATCAAGGACTCCTCGGTACGGATCGTGTACGGCACCGAACTCTCCGGTGTGGCCAAGAACTTGCGCAGTGCCCGGGTGGCCGAACTGCTCGCGGCGGCGGACCGGATCGTCGACGAGGAGCTCCCGCGATGA